The nucleotide window TGATCGTCACTTTACCCACAGACACTGTAGGTTATCATCTCATGGCTCTAGATGGCATAACAAAACAAACGGACTAACCAACCAATCAATCGTGCTATAGGAAGTCCAGGAGAAAATTACCAGAATGTCCAAACCCGACTTATAATCCCTACGCCAAAGGAGGGAAGAAGCTTTCAACGCCGCCCGTCGCCGGGACTTCTAGAACAGCCGCTTTTACATGATAACCGAGGACGCCTTCGAGAAGATGGTGAAGGACATGCAGTCATCTTCGACTCACATCGATTTGGCTGCCCTCTTTTGCCTGGGTCCCGTGTCACGGGATTTCCGATACACGGTTCTCGATGTTGTAGACATTGGCGGTTTTGACGCCTCGTGGTTGGAGGGAGTTCAAATGGTGCAAGAGAAAATACCGCAACGTACTACACAACGAAGAGAATGATACGGATTTTGCTACTGAAAGGTAAGTTCTTTGCCAAGAAATACCCGAACATGCAGGCCttgggcggaggggaggttttGAGACAAGGAAGAGctttgggagaggggaaggcaAAACATGATGTGGGCTCCGTTCTTTCAGAAGCGGGCTCCCTCCTTTTAGCAGTGGGCTCCCTCCTTTTCGAAATGGGCTCTCTCCTTTTAGAAGCGGGCGCCCACCTTGTAGCCTTGTTTTACATTTTGccttttctttgttttttcctACCTTTTACtcaaagaggagagagggaggcaCAACATGAGCTTGAacaagaagggggagagagggaggcaGGGGATCGTGGAAAGTAAGAGTGTCATCCTACCTTGACCTCAACATCGGCTCAATGTGCCCGGAGCCAGGCCTGCCCCTACACGACAATGTGCAGGGTGCAGAGCGATACATGTATTTCTGATCAGCGAGAAAGGACATCAATTCCAAGTTTGCTTAGTTATGATACACTCACCTCGAAAGATAAGCATTAAGCCCTGGAAAATAGTTAACAGGCCTTTAAAGAGAATTGGCAGGTGTTAAAGATAGCCAAAAAGCATTGAAAGATGTTTAAAAGGTCTACTGACTTTCTTTTAAAGTACGTTTTACGATATGATAAGTGTTGACTTATGTTATGTGGTCCGTTGGCATGAGTTCAATTACCAGGCAATATATCATCAAAATtgaggagaaaaaggcgCTGTATTTGTTCAGAAGAGGAATCACCCTCCAAAGCTCAGCAAAGCCTATAAAAtgcatcctccaccatccccactAATCGCCCCACAGTTGCTATGCCAATTATTTGTGGGCAGGGCCTTTTTCTCCGTTTAAAAACGTGTAAGTTGATAATAAATACACAATCTCTTGACCTGCAATGCCCATTCCTTTTtttgggtggaggagtaACACTTTAGTGTTCAAAGATGGTGAAAAGAGATATGAATTTCAAGGTGGTTCAACACATATAAGCGTAACAACAGGAGTATGGAAGCGGaatgtcacggttttgggagacagtggggcacactgGACCAATCCGGACtggaccaatcagggctggactgggcgatcgagcggggctcatGGTCCAGTTGGACGGAATGAACCAATAAGATGGGGCCCGGGGACCGcggcggggctcacggtccacggtccagtatcggccaatcaTGAgtggaccgaggaccgtctgtaagtcacggtcccaaggtctatgtatacggaggaactggctggtgtagatagacatttccgcagtatgcaatttaaattataatcgTTAGTATCTAGACTGTTGTGATTAAGACAAGCTATTTTGTTAtatactgtttagctgtaccgaaccaggattgttcagaagtgcctttaactagtatccctttcagaaggttctggataggggttcgttatatatagctaaacagtgtatAATAATAGCTTGTCCTAATTCCAATAGTTAAGATACTAActattataatttatattttatattgCGGAACTATTCATCTACTCTATTGTTACAGTTAAGTGTGACGAACCTCTATCCAGAACCTTCTGAAAAGGATACTAGTTAAAGacacttctgaacaatcctggttcggtacagctaaatagtatataacAAAATAGCTTTTCTTAATCATAACAGTCTAGATACTAAcgattataatttaaattgCATAATAGCCGAGCTAGTACTTAAGTAGGTAACCACTAGAAAAGTCTCGATATTGTATGTTTTTGGTggatttttcttttttttgtcttaTAGAAAGTAGTCCGAGCTTGGagatatttttttttggctttgaGACAGGGAAATAGtggtgctgtggttggaAATTGTGCGGTTTGGTGGGTGTCCCGACAGATAAGCATTTAAGGCAGATCTTatctaggggagagcggacgggatcccgagtTCTACACCACTTCAGTTACGCCAAAAGCAGAAACTAGGGATCAGGAAAAAGTCGTCGTCTTGACATACCTGTGCTGCTATTACGTTCCTTAAACAATATCCACGACCCTCATCGCCGCATgcctcatcatctccccaggcgcctgctcctcctggTCAAACGAAGGTCGATTTGCAAAGTTGACGATCCCCACACGGCGGTACGCATCATGAGGGGGTGACCATTTGAGAACCAGCCATGGGAATCGGTAATTGTAATATTGATCCGGGTGCTCTGGGTCGTCCCATGGAGAGTCAGGGTTGACGTTTACGTTGTCCTTGAACCCCTTTTTGGTGATGTAGATTCTAGGCAGGAGACTTCGTCCGAGGCAGCTAAGGAGTCGGCTGACAGAGGGGCGTTGTGCCAGTGGGGGATGTCGGGCGTTATGAGATATTGTTTGTTGCAGAGGGAGATGTATGCTTTGAGGGAGCTGCTGGGGTTCTCTTCTACGGGAGGGCCGAGGACGATTTTTGCTTCGACGCAGGGGCCGGAGAGGGTCAGCCGGGCATATGAGACTGGGCCGGTGGGATCGGGGCTGGAGAGCTCGGCTTTGTAGTTTAGGGCTGTGAGACGGGTGCTGACGCGGGGAGTGTTCATGATGTCGTCGAATACGCAGGGTTGGTTGATGGAACACCAGGACCAGGAAGGAGAACCAGGGATTCGGGCCGCTTCCTTGACGCGTAATGCCTTGGGGTTGGCATCGCGAGTTCAGGCTAGTTGATGGTGGATTTCCGTAGACCAGATGCCCGCGTAGTAATACCCTATGTTGAGAGGCTGGAATTTCTGAGCGATACCAGAAAGAGCAATGAGACGGTCGGTATATTTTGTGAAGACTCTCCGGGAGTAGCTCTGCACGAGGCTGAGCCACAGATCGATGATAGGGAAACAAGAGGagttgtttttgttgaaCTGTGTAGGATCGGAGAGGTGTCCCATTTGACGCTTGTAGCTAACGATGGCGTTGCCTCCGTGGTGACGATGAAGGCTTGTCGGGTTACACTCGCATGTGATCGTATTCCGGCACTCCCCGATCAACTCATCATAGGCGCAATAGAGGATTCGTTGCGAGAGAAGACGCTCTTGATAGATCCAACCCCGTGTCATAGCGGGATAGTTGTCCATTTCAATCTCGGTGTCGACGGAGTAGGAGAAAAGCTTGCTGTGGGTGTCAAAGCAGGGACGACGAGCGTAGCAGGTATGCTGCGCCTTCGCCGAGTGCAGTTCGTGAACGGGATTATTTCGGGCTAGGAAGCAACCAGTAGCAACATCGGGGGCAGACGTGGCAGAGAGCGTGAACAAGGCGTTCTCGTAGACGTTTTTCATCTGAGctgcctccttctcccaatCTCAACCATCATCCTGGATGATGCAGAGGGCATCAATCCATATATACGATAGGCCCAGGTGTTGTACAAATTCGATCGCCTCGTGCAGGGTCTTGGGTATATCTTCCCACGGAATACCCTCAAACCTGTTTGGCAATGTTGCTTTGGTCGTTGTAAGGGACTGggccaacccccaacaatAGCTCAAAGCAAAGTAGTCAGTGTCTTTCATATCCTCCGTGGTCTCAACTAACCGCGGCTGACCATCCCCAGTACCAACATCCACAACCCTCGTAGGAATgaatcccctcctccccaccctaCACTCATCATGAGAATCAACACACACCCTCAATCGTCTTTTCGcaatctccaccgccttcctcggGTCAATATCAGCCTCTATAAACGTCGCCCTACCCAGACAACTCTCCGATTCTATTATCTCCCAACGTCAGCCTCCCACCACCTTACGCACCATTCAAGGAATCTTCTCACCAGTATCAGAGAATACTTCAATAAACCTCAAATATTCGTCCTCAGCGAGATTGTACTCGAGCTTGAGCGACGTCCCAACCCGGCCATCAACAGTAAAcatatcatcctccaacctTGGCTCCTTTACTTCAAAACATTCCAATGCTTCAATCATGACCTTACAATTGACGCACGTCTTGGCCGATTCGTAAACATCACTTAACCAGACAGCCAGGGAAAGCGTCATTTTCCCCTGTTTCTGGACATCGACCCATTTGCCGTTGGGCAGGGGAATCTGTCTGTTGGGCATTAAATCGCAACAAATGCGGCATTTTGGCCCATCGTAAACCAGTATTGAGTCTGAGGTCGACATGATCGTTTTGTTTGTTCAGTGTTTGCTCATGGCGAGTGGTGTTTTGAAAGGCCAAGTTCGATGAGTGAAAACGGACCATCCTGGAaggtgagagagagatatGGCACGGCAGCTTGAGCGCCAGTTGACACCAAGTGCCAAGCAGCGAACCAACATAATTGGTGTTCCTACAAGTGCGTCGACAACTTCAGTGCCATTTGTATGTCAGGTTACTCAATATTGATATAAACAGCTACATTACATATATAAATCATCGTGCCTCATCCCCTTACCCATCCCCTTCATCCCTATATGTTTCCTCATCTCTGTCCCCAGATCACCCCCATATTCATTACacaaacaccatcatcatacagtcctccccttcgcttcccccttcccccaatgATGACGGCAGAAGTCGAAAACTaaaccctccccagccttgaTTGCAACAAGCTCAGGTTCCTCGTCCTAAACCCTTTCCCCCCTACAACAACTCCTTATTCCCAAACCcctgccccccaaaaccacccatcTGCAACCTCTGCTGCAACACCATCCCCTGCTCCCTTGCCCCCTCAAATCCCTCTCTCCCCATTGCAGACGGCGCTCGTGACTGCTGTTGAGATCTTGGTGACACCCCCTGCACACTAGGCAACCTCTCTCTTGCCCCTCCAgtccccacccccctcaaccttccTCTCAAGCCTCCCTTCCTAATCATGCTCTCCAAGAAAAACGGACTACTATTGCCGTTCCCTCCATCCGTAGTTGGGcgttcatcatctccatcagAAAAGACATCCTCCACAAAatcctgctgctggggtGTATCATGCTCGTCATCCGAGACAAAATCCAGCTGATGGTGATACGGTGCCGAAGGGGAAGTTACCGAACGAGCGTGAAGACCAGGACGGAGGATAGCGCTTGGAGGAGTGATGTTTGCGGGACCTGGACCGCCTCCAGTGCCGGTCATAGTTACCGAGAACGCCCCCGGCGTCATCGTGTTGGCTGCTACTAGACCGTTTGTTGGTAAGACAAAAGAGGGGCGATCGGCAAAGCCGTTTTGGAAGGACATGCTACTTGTGTTTGAGGAAGCCTGGTGCAGAATAGGGAGGATTTGCTCGTCGTAGAGTTGAGCGTCGGATTCGAAGGCGTCAGGGGAGAATTCTGTCACTGTCCTGGAGGAACGGCCATCGGACGGTGGGCTGGTGGAGAGGTCGTCGAAGAAGTCGTCTAGGCTGTCAAGTTTGGAGACGAGGTCGCCCATGGGGGGGTTATCCCTTATGTCGTCTGACATCATGGTGTCCGCCCTGTCCGAGGTGGAGAAATAGCCATAGGGGAACTCATCGTTGTGGAATTCAACCTcgggcgttggggttggctcGGCggctatgccttcgatcgACTGGCACATGTAGAATGCGGCGTGGATGTTGGCGCGGGTAGAGTCAGTCTTTTTGGCTGGCATGGGAATTGCCCAACCGGAAGTTTCTGGGATGCCAAAGAGACTTTGAGTGCGCTCGTATTCTTTTCGGACGGCCTTGGAGGTGGGTCGGGTCATGCTCATGCGGAGGTGCTGCTTGTCCATGGTGGAACCGGACATGGTCATGATGTTATCAAGAACCTCGAGGGCTTCCATGCAGTACTCTGTTTGCAACAGTCGTAGCAAGGGTGAAATCATATCTGAGCCATGGCTCGCGATTTCCGGCTTCCTCATGTCGACTTCGGGGATGATTACCCTGAGAatcctcatcgtcttgatcttgacccAGGCAGTCGCGTTGGTCAGGAAGCCCATCAGCATGGCAATCATATGAAAGTCAAGTGCTGGCAGAAAGTAGTCTTGAAGAGCTGCCAGCATCTGCGAGACAAAGTCTTCCCCAGACGAGTACATGTTCGCCAGGTATTTGTCAAGAACCAGCGCAATACTCCTCAACTCTCGCTCATACGCAACGCTCATCAGCGAGTTCGCC belongs to Podospora bellae-mahoneyi strain CBS 112042 chromosome 6, whole genome shotgun sequence and includes:
- a CDS encoding hypothetical protein (EggNog:ENOG503P1RI; COG:S) — encoded protein: MSTSDSILVYDGPKCRICCDLMPNRQIPLPNGKWVDVQKQGKMTLSLAVWLSDVYESAKTCVNCKVMIEALECFEVKEPRLEDDMFTVDGRVGTSLKLEYNLAEDEYLRFIEVFSDTESESCLGRATFIEADIDPRKAVEIAKRRLRVCVDSHDECRVGRRGFIPTRVVDVGTGDGQPRLVETTEDMKDTDYFALSYCWGLAQSLTTTKATLPNRFEGIPWEDIPKTLHEAIEFVQHLGLSYIWIDALCIIQDDG
- a CDS encoding hypothetical protein (EggNog:ENOG503P1RI; COG:S) → MNTPRVSTRLTALNYKAELSSPDPTGPVSYARLTLSGPCVEAKIVLGPPVEENPSSSLKAYISLCNKQYLITPDIPHWHNAPLIYITKKGFKDNVNVNPDSPWDDPEHPDQYYNYRFPWLVLKWSPPHDAYRRVGIVNFANRPSFDQEEQAPGEMMRHAAMRVVDIV
- a CDS encoding hypothetical protein (EggNog:ENOG503P1RI; COG:S); the protein is MKNVYENALFTLSATSAPDVATGCFLARNNPVHELHSAKAQHTCYARRPCFDTHSKLFSYSVDTEIEMDNYPAMTRGWIYQERLLSQRILYCAYDELIGECRNTITCECNPTSLHRHHGGNAIVSYKRQMGHLSDPTQFNKNNSSCFPIIDLWLSLVQSYSRRVFTKYTDRLIALSGIAQKFQPLNIGYYYAGIWSTEIHHQLA